A region from the Desulfoglaeba alkanexedens ALDC genome encodes:
- the rdgC gene encoding recombination-associated protein RdgC, whose protein sequence is MTIQSASAAFTRFFVPEPTVEDFWTFVDESLKAGRFDDFPEGAESAAGFASWDDLFDSSFEFASYHRGEYAAFHYRVDQRKVSAIVLKQHVRQAVQTYRKEHEGRGPSRLERQKIREDVRNELIARMLPQPSGCDVVWHPSRHWLLVGTTSLKMIEGFLEHFERHFRLYPVPLYHAQWAMHLLPLSAGEKDHLASLVPLKSPHAMHEGRFLGYEFLTWLWFLTEAGGGTAAVDEGRSAELTLGERIVLSRQDDGRERIICTTQAGALHEARTALQQGKLVEEIQMAARVGDNDYQWVMDRDLWGVKGLKIPRQSSEHEANDPEGRFLETMYFLEEFLTLIDALFLQFLKLRLNPGWESDALPQLKRWIEGNAPDSPPF, encoded by the coding sequence ATGACGATCCAATCGGCATCGGCTGCGTTCACGCGGTTTTTTGTCCCCGAACCCACGGTGGAGGACTTCTGGACTTTTGTCGACGAAAGCCTGAAGGCCGGGCGCTTCGACGACTTTCCTGAAGGAGCCGAATCGGCCGCCGGCTTTGCCTCTTGGGACGACCTTTTCGATTCGTCTTTCGAGTTCGCGAGCTATCACCGGGGAGAATACGCCGCGTTCCACTATCGAGTCGACCAGCGGAAGGTGTCCGCCATCGTTCTCAAACAGCACGTGAGGCAGGCGGTCCAGACCTATCGCAAGGAACATGAAGGGCGCGGGCCATCCCGGCTGGAGCGCCAGAAGATCCGGGAAGACGTCCGAAACGAACTCATCGCCCGGATGCTGCCGCAGCCCTCAGGCTGTGATGTGGTTTGGCATCCGAGCCGCCACTGGCTGCTTGTGGGGACCACCAGCCTCAAGATGATTGAAGGCTTCCTGGAGCATTTTGAACGCCATTTCCGGCTCTACCCCGTGCCGCTCTACCATGCCCAGTGGGCCATGCATCTGCTGCCCCTTTCAGCGGGGGAAAAGGACCACCTGGCATCCCTCGTCCCGCTGAAGTCGCCTCACGCCATGCATGAAGGGCGCTTTCTCGGCTACGAATTCCTCACCTGGCTCTGGTTTCTCACTGAAGCCGGAGGCGGTACGGCGGCCGTTGATGAAGGCCGGAGTGCGGAACTGACCTTGGGCGAACGGATCGTTTTGAGCCGCCAGGACGACGGCAGGGAACGGATCATCTGCACCACGCAGGCGGGCGCCCTACATGAAGCGCGGACCGCTCTGCAGCAGGGGAAACTGGTGGAAGAGATCCAGATGGCGGCCCGGGTCGGCGACAACGATTACCAGTGGGTGATGGACCGGGACCTGTGGGGCGTCAAGGGTCTGAAGATCCCCAGGCAGTCGTCCGAACACGAAGCAAACGACCCTGAGGGCCGTTTTCTGGAAACGATGTACTTCCTGGAAGAATTCCTCACGCTGATCGACGCGTTGTTCCTCCAGTTCCTGAAGCTTCGCTTGAATCCCGGTTGGGAATCGGACGCCCTTCCTCAGCTCAAACGGTGGATCGAAGGGAATGCGCCGGATTCCCCTCCGTTTTAG
- a CDS encoding aminotransferase class IV — translation MVKPTPEPFVWLNGRRLPLGRARISPLDRGLLYGDGLFETLRAERGTIFHLQEHLERFRRSAAALRLPPPPDLDWQAVMVSLIEANRLVDAVSRIKIVLTRGESPELGLPRSGRGSCLVTAAPYEPPTTARYTRGWRLHVHREGFAPPLSRHKTLNYLYYLAARQAALDAGQDEAVILDEKGHVAETATGALLIQRSGSWWIPESPYQLPSVTLDKVTGLLGKRGITIGRITVSPADLASADRIWVLNSMMGIMPAAAVDGKDLKWKGGALDASLRNELFASVPC, via the coding sequence ATGGTCAAGCCAACCCCTGAACCCTTCGTGTGGCTGAACGGACGGCGGCTGCCTCTCGGCCGCGCCCGCATTTCACCCCTGGACCGAGGTCTACTCTACGGTGACGGCCTCTTCGAAACGCTTCGAGCGGAACGCGGCACCATTTTCCACCTGCAGGAACACCTGGAACGGTTCAGGCGAAGCGCGGCCGCTCTGCGGCTTCCGCCACCGCCGGACCTGGACTGGCAAGCCGTCATGGTATCGCTGATCGAAGCCAACCGGCTGGTGGATGCCGTTTCGCGCATCAAGATCGTTCTCACGCGCGGAGAAAGCCCGGAGCTGGGGCTTCCCCGTTCCGGGCGGGGCAGCTGCCTTGTCACCGCCGCCCCTTATGAACCGCCGACAACGGCCCGGTACACCCGAGGCTGGAGGCTCCACGTGCACCGCGAAGGGTTCGCCCCTCCCCTTTCCCGCCACAAGACCCTGAATTACCTGTATTACTTGGCGGCTCGACAGGCCGCCCTGGACGCCGGCCAGGACGAGGCCGTGATCCTCGATGAGAAGGGGCATGTGGCCGAAACCGCCACTGGCGCCCTGCTTATCCAACGGAGCGGTTCATGGTGGATTCCGGAAAGCCCGTATCAGCTCCCGAGCGTCACCCTGGACAAGGTGACGGGGCTACTCGGAAAACGCGGTATCACCATCGGTCGAATCACCGTTTCGCCCGCAGACCTGGCCTCGGCCGACCGGATCTGGGTCCTCAATTCAATGATGGGCATCATGCCGGCGGCGGCCGTCGACGGAAAAGACCTGAAATGGAAAGGCGGCGCCCTGGACGCCTCGCTTCGAAACGAGCTGTTCGCATCAGTTCCATGTTGA
- the pabB gene encoding aminodeoxychorismate synthase component I: protein MMSGCFDVKAPSWSWERRFPMSDDAFLEQALTVAGRPYATVLLSGGDLDCARFSIAACDPFLVIESKGRDLKATYAGGTWTGRGDPLSFLDRALETTAPRDLPEIEPFSGGAVGYLAYELKNSIERLPQTARDDLELPDLFFAFPTKILVHDRREGLAHEIQLDPNGAPPIRAPAPEAQGQAPLASLRTGRLSSNFTREGYLEAVRRIRRYIRAGDVYQVNLSQRFSFPLEGPPIRLWKALFEKNPAPFFAYVNAGDHQVLSTSMERFLFRRGSTIETRPIKGTRRRGSTPEEDAALARELAESEKDDAELSMIVDLLRNDLGRVCKPRSIRVLQHKRIERYQNVFHLVSIVTGTLIPGTTAGDLLRATFPGGSITGCPKIRAMEIIDELEPTVRHVYTGSIGYVGWHDNLDLNVAIRTAVVTRGLGHVSVGGGVVYDSNEQDEYEETLHKGRTFFEVVRSLEGKQA, encoded by the coding sequence ATGATGTCTGGTTGCTTTGACGTGAAGGCGCCGTCGTGGAGCTGGGAGCGGCGATTTCCCATGAGCGACGACGCCTTCCTGGAGCAGGCCCTCACCGTCGCCGGCCGGCCTTACGCCACGGTGCTTTTGAGCGGCGGCGACTTGGACTGTGCGCGCTTTTCCATCGCCGCCTGCGATCCCTTCCTCGTCATCGAAAGCAAGGGCCGGGACCTCAAGGCGACGTACGCCGGGGGCACCTGGACGGGCCGCGGCGACCCTCTGTCCTTTTTGGACCGGGCCCTGGAAACCACGGCGCCCCGGGATCTGCCGGAGATCGAGCCCTTTTCCGGGGGAGCGGTGGGATATCTCGCCTACGAGCTGAAAAACTCCATCGAACGGCTTCCTCAAACCGCCCGTGACGATTTGGAGCTCCCGGACCTTTTTTTTGCGTTCCCGACGAAGATCCTGGTCCACGACCGCCGGGAAGGACTGGCGCATGAGATTCAGCTCGACCCCAACGGCGCCCCTCCGATCCGGGCACCGGCGCCTGAGGCGCAGGGACAAGCCCCGTTGGCCTCGCTCAGGACCGGCAGGCTTTCCAGCAACTTTACCCGGGAAGGGTACCTGGAAGCGGTCCGCCGGATCCGCCGATACATCCGAGCGGGTGACGTCTACCAGGTGAATCTTTCTCAACGTTTTTCTTTCCCGCTGGAAGGTCCGCCGATCCGACTCTGGAAGGCGCTTTTCGAGAAAAACCCCGCGCCGTTTTTCGCCTACGTGAACGCCGGAGATCACCAGGTGCTTTCCACGTCCATGGAGCGGTTCCTGTTTCGGCGCGGGAGCACCATCGAAACGCGGCCCATCAAGGGCACCCGCCGGAGGGGTTCGACGCCGGAAGAGGATGCGGCCCTGGCCCGGGAGCTGGCGGAAAGCGAAAAGGACGACGCGGAACTGTCCATGATCGTGGACCTGCTGCGTAACGACCTGGGCCGGGTCTGCAAGCCTCGAAGTATCCGGGTTCTGCAACATAAGCGGATCGAACGGTACCAAAACGTCTTCCACCTGGTCTCCATCGTTACGGGCACCCTGATTCCGGGGACGACCGCGGGCGATCTCCTTCGAGCGACCTTTCCGGGGGGATCCATCACGGGATGCCCCAAGATCAGGGCCATGGAAATCATCGACGAACTGGAACCCACCGTTCGCCACGTGTACACGGGATCCATCGGCTACGTGGGATGGCACGACAACCTGGATCTCAACGTCGCCATCCGGACCGCCGTCGTCACCCGCGGCCTCGGCCACGTGTCCGTTGGAGGCGGCGTGGTTTATGATTCCAACGAACAGGACGAATACGAGGAAACCCTTCACAAGGGACGGACCTTTTTCGAGGTCGTTCGATCCCTTGAGGGAAAGCAGGCCTGA
- a CDS encoding anthranilate synthase component II — translation MRLVVIDNYDSFTFNLVHLFGEFDLEVRVYRHDVLTVEGVRELDPDWICISPGPKDPAHAGISKEVIRRLGSSIPILGVCLGMQAINEVFGGRTTRAPLPVHGKRCLVHHRGEGLLSGIPSPFQAARYHSLQAVIGSRDIVPLAFAEDAVVMAIRHRRLPIMGVQFHPESFLSEYGLELVANFLALHPGRGIVPAVRSSDPDRFPRWAAGTEKVPGVACKEAAS, via the coding sequence ATGCGACTCGTTGTGATCGACAATTACGATTCCTTTACCTTCAACCTGGTGCATCTCTTCGGCGAATTCGACCTGGAGGTCCGCGTTTATCGCCACGACGTCTTAACCGTCGAAGGCGTCCGGGAACTGGATCCCGACTGGATCTGCATTTCGCCGGGGCCCAAGGATCCGGCTCACGCGGGGATCAGCAAGGAAGTGATCCGTCGATTGGGCTCTTCGATCCCCATTTTGGGAGTCTGCCTGGGCATGCAGGCCATCAACGAGGTATTCGGAGGGCGGACCACCCGGGCGCCACTGCCGGTGCATGGCAAGCGCTGCCTGGTTCATCACCGAGGTGAAGGGCTCCTTTCGGGAATCCCCTCCCCCTTCCAGGCTGCACGCTACCATTCCCTGCAGGCCGTCATCGGGTCCCGGGACATCGTCCCGCTGGCCTTCGCCGAAGACGCCGTGGTGATGGCCATCCGGCACCGCAGGCTCCCTATTATGGGGGTTCAGTTTCACCCGGAATCCTTTCTGAGCGAATACGGCCTGGAGCTGGTGGCCAACTTTCTCGCTCTGCATCCAGGCCGGGGAATCGTTCCGGCGGTACGCTCCTCAGACCCGGACCGCTTTCCCCGCTGGGCTGCGGGGACGGAAAAGGTTCCGGGTGTGGCCTGCAAAGAGGCCGCGTCATGA
- a CDS encoding RNA recognition motif domain-containing protein yields MENKLYVGNLSYDATEEDLRSLFAQAGTVASVTLIKDRDTGRSKGFAFVEMETQAQAQKAISMFNGTQLHDRTLTVNLARPREEGGRGGGFGGRRNDREGGPPRGRGGRSRY; encoded by the coding sequence ATGGAAAACAAGCTTTACGTGGGCAACTTGTCGTACGATGCGACGGAGGAAGACTTGCGCAGCCTGTTCGCACAGGCCGGAACGGTCGCGTCGGTTACACTGATCAAAGACCGGGACACCGGCCGCTCCAAGGGTTTCGCCTTCGTGGAAATGGAAACCCAGGCCCAGGCTCAGAAAGCCATCAGTATGTTCAACGGAACTCAGCTCCATGACCGCACCCTCACCGTCAACCTGGCCCGGCCCAGGGAAGAAGGCGGCAGGGGCGGCGGGTTCGGCGGCCGCCGAAACGACCGTGAGGGCGGCCCGCCCCGCGGCAGGGGAGGTCGTTCCAGGTACTGA
- a CDS encoding multiheme c-type cytochrome: protein MLQTCSQCHSLNFARAELEKGDRMIREADRLMAEAIRIVSGLYKDGVLKKPKAYDYTFPDLLTFHDAPTVIEQRLFLMFLKHRMRTFQGTFHANPDYALWYGWSEMVRDLTAIREMAEDLGGKAKPLASMQQSSVDQDKP, encoded by the coding sequence ATGCTCCAGACCTGCAGCCAGTGCCATTCTCTGAATTTCGCCCGGGCCGAGCTCGAAAAAGGCGACCGTATGATCCGTGAAGCGGACCGGCTCATGGCCGAGGCCATCCGCATCGTTTCCGGCCTGTACAAGGACGGCGTGCTGAAGAAGCCGAAAGCCTACGACTACACCTTCCCAGATCTCCTCACCTTCCACGATGCGCCCACTGTGATCGAGCAGCGACTTTTCCTCATGTTTCTCAAACATCGCATGCGAACTTTTCAAGGAACCTTCCATGCCAACCCGGACTACGCGCTCTGGTACGGCTGGAGTGAGATGGTGAGAGACCTCACCGCCATACGAGAAATGGCGGAAGACCTGGGCGGCAAGGCGAAGCCGTTGGCCAGTATGCAGCAGTCTTCAGTGGATCAAGATAAGCCATGA
- a CDS encoding ABC transporter ATP-binding protein — translation MPAIELRNISNFICRNINLKIVDGEFMVLLGPTGAGKTTLLNIVSGLIEYEGSILFDGVSIDRIPVNRRHVGYLLQDLALFPHLDVASNITYGLKMQKRCVHEIETKLNEMLYLMNIADLARRYPSNLSGGERQRVALARALAPSPQVLLLDEPMSNLDPMTKEKILGEFKNIQQKRRITTIYVTHDQDEAISLGDRVSVLNEGRIEQTDTPDELFYNPRTEFLARFLGAKNRVRAQHLKIKVKTA, via the coding sequence ATGCCCGCCATTGAGCTGAGAAATATCAGCAACTTTATCTGTCGCAATATAAACCTAAAGATTGTGGACGGGGAGTTTATGGTGCTTTTGGGGCCGACGGGTGCAGGGAAGACAACCTTGCTGAATATCGTCAGCGGGTTGATCGAGTATGAGGGATCCATACTTTTCGATGGGGTGTCGATAGACAGGATACCGGTTAACCGGAGGCATGTCGGATACCTGCTCCAGGATTTAGCTCTATTTCCTCACCTTGATGTGGCCTCTAATATCACCTATGGGTTGAAAATGCAAAAGAGGTGCGTCCATGAGATTGAGACCAAACTGAATGAAATGCTCTATTTGATGAATATCGCGGATCTTGCGCGGAGATATCCTAGCAATTTGAGCGGAGGAGAAAGGCAGCGGGTGGCCTTGGCAAGGGCCCTTGCACCTTCTCCACAAGTGTTGCTTCTGGATGAGCCTATGAGCAACCTGGATCCCATGACCAAGGAGAAAATACTGGGTGAATTTAAAAATATCCAGCAAAAGAGAAGGATAACCACAATCTATGTCACCCACGACCAGGACGAGGCCATTTCTCTGGGTGACCGGGTTTCAGTGCTCAACGAAGGAAGGATAGAGCAAACGGATACCCCGGATGAATTGTTTTATAATCCCAGGACCGAGTTTCTGGCGCGTTTTCTAGGGGCCAAAAACCGGGTGCGAGCTCAACATCTTAAGATCAAGGTAAAGACGGCTTAA
- a CDS encoding ABC transporter permease, whose product MERIKAAYSLFPVFVFLFIWEMAARLELIPGHFFFPPFSAVVHEFYHLTANGVLPTNFLKSLTRVLIGFITGSIAGLLMGILMGYKESINKTFHPIFSLLYPIPAVGWLPVLMLWFGISEMLPIMIIFICSFFPVLYNTVTGIKTVDKDLIKVAKTLGASEGGILSTILVPLALPNICTGLRLEAGMAWRVIIAAEMVAIPTGIGALLMRAESLIRIDIVIVCLIVLSVMCLSFERFFIYMEHKLTGKWR is encoded by the coding sequence ATGGAGAGGATAAAAGCTGCTTACAGCCTGTTCCCTGTATTTGTCTTTTTGTTTATCTGGGAAATGGCAGCCAGACTGGAGCTGATCCCGGGCCATTTCTTTTTCCCGCCCTTTAGTGCGGTCGTGCACGAATTTTATCATCTGACCGCCAATGGAGTTCTGCCGACCAACTTTTTGAAGAGCCTGACCAGAGTCCTGATCGGTTTTATCACCGGGTCTATTGCCGGTTTGTTAATGGGGATTTTGATGGGCTATAAGGAAAGTATAAATAAGACATTTCATCCGATTTTTAGCCTGCTTTATCCTATTCCTGCTGTGGGCTGGCTGCCCGTCCTGATGCTCTGGTTTGGAATAAGTGAGATGCTTCCCATCATGATCATATTTATCTGTTCGTTCTTTCCAGTACTTTATAACACCGTTACCGGTATCAAGACCGTTGATAAGGATCTTATCAAGGTCGCAAAGACCTTGGGGGCATCTGAAGGAGGAATCTTGAGCACCATACTTGTGCCCCTTGCCCTTCCTAATATATGTACTGGTTTGAGGCTCGAAGCAGGGATGGCCTGGCGGGTGATAATAGCCGCTGAGATGGTAGCCATTCCCACCGGTATCGGGGCATTGCTCATGAGGGCCGAAAGCCTCATCAGGATAGATATTGTCATAGTATGCCTGATAGTCCTGTCGGTGATGTGTCTATCCTTTGAGAGGTTCTTCATTTACATGGAACACAAGCTGACAGGCAAATGGAGATGA
- a CDS encoding ABC transporter substrate-binding protein, giving the protein MKSLMATSLVLLVSLVCPIALARGRSSEDPVSAKTKPISIAVEFTTHSACAHIARKKGWYKEEGLTIARYEYYITGMALAVALAQGDIDAAYICLIPAITAKANANVPIKIVAGIHKYGYGFVVNPHRVRTIGDLKKEGIRIGCTREGSPVDALLHKMIEKHRLDKKEILKKVRRMNPPELLLALKMGQLDAAFISEQFPTMAEELGFKVFLTAEDLWLNMQGSVLVVREELINEYPDIVEKLVKVTERATQFINGHPEEAAEIVAGELQVAGKKIFPVKAIDAASKIVITPLSIFKSLTVRLVNTTAINPIEIQKTIEVCVELEYIKDSFRAEDFVNRWID; this is encoded by the coding sequence ATGAAAAGCCTGATGGCGACATCTCTGGTATTGCTGGTTTCTCTTGTTTGTCCCATCGCACTCGCTCGTGGAAGATCCAGCGAAGATCCTGTCTCTGCCAAAACAAAGCCCATCAGCATAGCAGTAGAATTTACTACTCATTCTGCCTGTGCTCATATAGCCAGAAAAAAGGGCTGGTATAAAGAGGAAGGCTTAACCATTGCCAGGTATGAATACTATATAACCGGCATGGCTCTTGCCGTTGCTCTGGCGCAAGGTGATATTGATGCCGCTTACATCTGTTTGATTCCGGCTATAACTGCTAAGGCCAATGCCAATGTGCCGATAAAGATTGTAGCTGGAATCCATAAATACGGATATGGCTTTGTTGTTAATCCTCACAGAGTCAGGACTATCGGCGACCTGAAAAAGGAAGGCATTCGTATTGGATGCACTCGAGAAGGCAGTCCCGTTGATGCACTCCTGCATAAGATGATAGAAAAACACCGCTTAGACAAGAAGGAAATATTAAAAAAGGTCAGAAGGATGAATCCCCCTGAGCTCCTTCTTGCCCTGAAAATGGGCCAATTGGATGCGGCTTTTATTTCTGAGCAATTTCCCACCATGGCAGAAGAATTAGGGTTCAAAGTATTTTTGACGGCAGAAGATCTCTGGCTGAATATGCAGGGCAGTGTTTTGGTGGTAAGGGAAGAACTCATAAATGAGTATCCTGATATAGTCGAAAAATTGGTGAAGGTTACTGAGCGAGCAACACAATTTATCAATGGTCATCCTGAAGAGGCAGCAGAGATTGTTGCCGGAGAATTACAGGTTGCCGGGAAAAAGATATTTCCTGTCAAAGCCATTGATGCGGCTTCCAAAATCGTGATCACTCCCTTATCAATATTTAAATCATTAACGGTAAGATTGGTTAATACTACTGCTATTAATCCAATAGAAATCCAGAAAACGATAGAGGTATGCGTTGAATTAGAATACATAAAAGACTCATTTAGGGCGGAGGATTTTGTAAACAGGTGGATAGACTAA
- a CDS encoding nitrogenase component 1, which yields MNDCLNCNIGTHLVQKRKNGADLPLCSRPSTPGKITQRSCAFYGARWMLAPLEDAIHIVHGPVGCAYYGGTVRGRPFRVFSTALKEKDIVFGGGKRLIRTLKEARAVMPHAKYCFVYATCSAAIIGDDIAGICKEMEKEFGFPVIFVNCPGFKGDSQASGHRIAFESLLDHLVGQGERTEAGLHDVNIIGDYNINGESMVLKSLLEQMGIRVRCVFTGHADYEGITAAHRVKLNLLICQNSARFLTEGLQKRYGIPYLEVTFLGLSQTIASLRRIGQYFGLESQAEKVIATEYKAIKPGLERLLPRLKGKKAALFFGAARMASLVKALDDMGIEVTFTGSQFGDSSTYKDAWRNVNPGTYIIDDASEQDLEHLLDELRPDVFMGGIKEQFLSHKFGIGFCLFPQLKCAGPYVGFKGFLNLAASVHNAVHAPVWKLASLNL from the coding sequence ATGAACGATTGCCTAAATTGCAATATCGGGACCCATTTGGTCCAAAAAAGGAAAAACGGCGCCGATCTTCCCCTCTGCAGCCGTCCATCTACCCCGGGGAAAATCACACAGCGCAGTTGTGCATTTTACGGGGCGCGCTGGATGCTCGCCCCATTGGAAGACGCTATCCATATAGTGCACGGGCCTGTGGGTTGCGCCTACTATGGCGGCACCGTGAGAGGCAGGCCCTTTCGTGTGTTTTCCACTGCCTTGAAAGAAAAGGATATCGTCTTCGGCGGCGGTAAACGACTTATAAGGACACTTAAAGAGGCAAGGGCCGTCATGCCTCATGCAAAGTATTGCTTTGTTTATGCCACATGCAGCGCGGCCATTATTGGTGATGACATAGCCGGTATTTGCAAAGAGATGGAAAAGGAATTCGGCTTTCCGGTCATCTTTGTCAACTGCCCGGGTTTTAAAGGAGACAGTCAGGCAAGCGGTCATAGGATCGCCTTTGAATCCCTTTTAGACCACCTGGTCGGCCAGGGTGAACGAACGGAAGCGGGGTTGCACGACGTAAACATCATCGGCGACTACAACATCAATGGCGAGAGCATGGTCTTGAAATCCCTTTTGGAACAGATGGGCATAAGGGTTCGCTGCGTCTTTACTGGTCATGCGGATTATGAGGGAATCACTGCTGCGCATAGGGTAAAACTCAATCTGCTTATATGCCAGAATTCAGCGCGCTTTTTGACGGAGGGCCTTCAGAAGAGGTATGGAATACCCTATTTGGAGGTCACTTTCCTGGGACTTTCCCAGACCATAGCCAGCCTGCGCAGGATCGGACAATACTTCGGTCTGGAATCGCAGGCTGAAAAGGTCATTGCCACAGAATATAAAGCCATAAAACCTGGGCTCGAGCGTCTTTTACCTAGACTCAAAGGCAAGAAAGCAGCCCTTTTTTTTGGAGCTGCGCGCATGGCCTCTCTTGTCAAGGCCCTGGATGACATGGGAATCGAGGTAACATTTACAGGCTCTCAATTCGGCGATTCGTCTACTTATAAGGATGCCTGGCGGAACGTTAACCCGGGCACCTATATAATAGACGATGCGTCAGAACAGGATCTGGAGCACCTGCTTGATGAATTGAGACCCGATGTCTTTATGGGAGGCATTAAAGAACAATTTCTTTCTCATAAATTCGGCATTGGGTTCTGCCTCTTTCCACAGCTCAAATGTGCCGGCCCATATGTGGGCTTCAAGGGGTTTCTGAATCTTGCCGCTAGTGTCCATAATGCCGTTCATGCCCCGGTATGGAAACTCGCAAGCCTAAACCTATAG
- a CDS encoding nitrogenase component 1, with protein MTTSLKLNGRLTIEELNALPEIPIEGITYDQMYIEKEPICPEYQAPDQDIIPSSNRSFVMDPGRICMPFGALWAGVGVHKCIPFVQGAQGCTTYPRYTFSRIFREPVSIATASFHEETAVFGGRKNFIEGLRNLIIRYHPEVIAIVTVCSSEIIGDDMEGFLEEARDSLEEEFGPDIFDEVKFIIIHTPSFVGSHVEGYNRASAAFLKTLAKRSSPNNKVNIIPGMITPGDIREIKHILKLMDIEGTILFDISGTLDCPLRLPQSMPYYPKGGTRVEEIVDMGSSLATFALCHDAGEAGATYLEKRFKVPAIIGPMPLGIRYTDSFIKNLSEITGKPITDEIKDERGILIDAMADTFHYTMGVRVAIYGDPDIAAAASRFSCELGMVPVIVGSGTESKQFVKDVWETVHEYDFEPVILNGSDMFEWEEYIKKNKIDLILSNSKAANISKEANAPLVRIGFPIYDRVGYQRRAYVGYRGGEYLLDLIVNTLLDSKFPDDRIHQ; from the coding sequence ATGACTACATCTTTAAAACTGAATGGAAGGCTCACCATAGAAGAACTTAACGCCTTGCCCGAGATCCCTATTGAGGGCATTACATATGATCAAATGTATATAGAAAAGGAGCCTATCTGTCCTGAATATCAGGCGCCGGATCAGGATATCATTCCTTCATCAAATAGATCCTTTGTTATGGATCCAGGCCGCATCTGCATGCCGTTTGGGGCCTTGTGGGCGGGCGTGGGGGTCCATAAATGCATCCCATTTGTCCAGGGCGCACAGGGTTGCACCACCTATCCACGGTATACCTTCTCCCGTATCTTCAGGGAGCCTGTCTCTATCGCTACGGCCTCCTTTCATGAAGAGACGGCGGTATTCGGCGGGCGGAAGAACTTCATCGAGGGATTGCGCAATCTTATCATCCGTTACCACCCCGAGGTCATTGCCATTGTCACTGTGTGCTCAAGCGAGATCATCGGGGACGACATGGAAGGTTTTCTGGAGGAGGCCCGAGACAGTCTGGAAGAGGAATTCGGCCCCGATATCTTTGATGAGGTCAAGTTCATTATAATTCATACCCCCAGCTTTGTCGGTTCTCATGTGGAGGGATACAACCGGGCGTCCGCCGCATTTTTAAAGACTCTGGCCAAACGGAGCTCCCCGAACAACAAGGTAAATATCATCCCGGGCATGATCACCCCCGGGGATATCAGGGAGATAAAACACATCCTTAAGTTGATGGATATAGAGGGTACCATCCTGTTTGACATATCCGGAACGCTTGATTGCCCTCTGCGCCTGCCCCAATCCATGCCCTATTATCCCAAGGGAGGCACCAGGGTTGAAGAGATTGTCGATATGGGAAGCTCTCTGGCCACATTCGCCCTCTGTCATGATGCAGGAGAAGCCGGCGCAACCTACCTTGAGAAGCGGTTCAAGGTGCCGGCTATAATTGGCCCAATGCCCTTAGGTATACGCTACACCGATTCCTTCATAAAAAATCTTTCGGAGATAACAGGAAAGCCTATTACGGATGAGATAAAGGACGAACGCGGCATCCTGATTGACGCGATGGCTGACACCTTTCACTATACCATGGGCGTGCGCGTGGCTATATACGGAGATCCTGACATCGCCGCAGCGGCCTCAAGGTTTTCCTGCGAACTGGGCATGGTACCGGTAATCGTTGGAAGCGGGACGGAAAGCAAACAGTTTGTCAAAGATGTATGGGAGACAGTACATGAATATGATTTCGAGCCGGTCATCTTAAACGGCAGCGACATGTTTGAATGGGAGGAATATATCAAAAAGAACAAGATCGATCTGATCCTGAGCAACTCCAAGGCTGCAAATATTTCAAAAGAAGCGAATGCGCCGCTGGTGCGTATCGGATTTCCAATATACGACCGCGTCGGCTACCAGCGCCGGGCCTACGTGGGCTACCGGGGAGGCGAGTACCTGCTTGACCTCATAGTGAATACGCTCCTGGACAGCAAATTCCCGGATGATCGCATACACCAATAG